Proteins encoded together in one Flavobacterium keumense window:
- the rbfA gene encoding 30S ribosome-binding factor RbfA codes for METNRQKKIGGVIQKDLVDILQGEVRKNGITNLIISVSKVAVTSDLSIATVYLSIFPQEKAQETLVAIKSNSTLIKHDLSQRVRLQLRKVPNLVFFMDDSLDYIEKIDKALTNPENPIENRDLLDKRRQF; via the coding sequence ATGGAAACAAATAGACAGAAAAAAATTGGTGGGGTAATCCAAAAAGATTTGGTAGATATCCTGCAAGGTGAAGTGAGAAAAAATGGAATAACTAATTTGATTATTTCCGTATCTAAAGTAGCGGTAACATCTGATTTATCTATTGCTACAGTGTATTTAAGCATTTTCCCTCAGGAAAAAGCGCAAGAAACCCTGGTGGCCATCAAATCCAATTCTACTTTGATTAAACATGATTTATCGCAACGCGTGCGTTTGCAATTGCGCAAAGTACCTAATTTAGTTTTCTTTATGGACGATTCTTTGGACTACATCGAAAAAATTGACAAAGCGTTGACTAACCCAGAAAACCCAATTGAAAATCGAGATCTTTTAGACAAACGAAGACAATTTTAA
- a CDS encoding UvrD-helicase domain-containing protein, producing MQRHSFSIYDASAGSGKTYALVKEYLKIILTSPKNDAYRNILAITFTNKAVHEMKSRIVGSLSEFAKENPSPKAQDLMQDLSVDTGLSIIQIKTKSQQIIKHIIHNYAAFDISTIDKFTHKVIRAFAHDLNLPMTFEVSLDTENLLIEAVDAIIAQAGEDEILTNLLVDFTMEKTDDDKSWDISREMLETGKLVLNENNRNEITHFQDKSITEFLEIKKKLVALCAELEKETILLGNEAAALIEQNGIDVKSFSRGTFPNHIASIQAGKFNPKNKMFREIEDIAINKTATDRAIIEATIPDLLAVLSKVYALFEKIYFYKAFLKNITPLSLLNTVSNELAKIQQEQNILSITEFNALIHREIQNQPAPFIYERLGERYRHFFIDEFQDTSEMQWQNLIPLIDNALSGQDEFGVKGTLMIVGDPKQSIYRWRGGKAEQFIELSKDQNPFNNPDKKLTQLEYNYRSYSQIIEFNNSFFKLLANEFQHPDYKDLYENHSHQKVNSKTGGYVNISFLPETAKSEEEALDKTEMYVQATLDTIKTVLEKGFEYKDIVILTRKRGQGIAVANYLTGQGVPLLSSETLMIQNATEVRFIIHLLKYLKNSSDIDAKAHFLHYLALHAQDQLPVHDFIAKGKELIQETEFENWLLQFNLDLSFQNLRKKSLYEVVEIIVSKFLDPALRSSSYVQYFLDIVLERDIRNQAGVTDFLDFWDKSAEKFSIPSPEGTNAVRIMTIHKSKGLEFPVVIMPFAEEDYSRKPKDKLWLNAEEASVGLPKVLIDNSSAVEGFGDNARELYTIKKQEELLDNINVLYVALTRAEEQLYVISSKNLSSKGEVPKNNMCAFFINYLIAQGIYKEDLLEYELGNSAKLSSEEKHEDTSKTIPFVFEGLNPKNIKIAQREAVMWGTHQQEAIEYGNMIHEILSFVKTKNDVDIAITKAIENGLIVPAQQGVVRHTIREIIEHDSLKNHYAEGNQVLNEQTIIQKEGRIIKPDRMVVTPDNSVYLLDYKTGAPNSKHEQQLEGYQKAIEEMGYSVIDKKLVYIGPNLVIF from the coding sequence ATGCAAAGACACTCTTTTTCGATTTACGACGCCTCAGCCGGCTCTGGAAAAACCTACGCCTTGGTCAAAGAATATTTAAAAATCATCTTGACCTCGCCTAAAAATGATGCGTATCGAAATATTTTAGCCATTACGTTTACCAACAAGGCGGTACACGAAATGAAAAGCCGTATTGTAGGCAGCCTGTCTGAATTTGCTAAAGAAAATCCGTCGCCGAAAGCGCAAGATTTAATGCAAGATTTGTCAGTGGATACAGGACTTTCCATCATCCAAATTAAAACCAAGTCGCAACAAATCATCAAGCACATTATTCATAATTATGCGGCTTTTGACATTTCGACCATCGATAAATTTACACACAAAGTGATTCGTGCTTTTGCTCATGATTTAAATTTACCCATGACATTTGAAGTGTCTTTGGATACCGAAAATCTATTGATTGAAGCCGTTGATGCGATTATTGCTCAGGCTGGTGAAGATGAAATCTTGACTAATTTATTGGTCGATTTTACCATGGAAAAAACAGATGATGATAAATCTTGGGACATTTCGCGCGAAATGCTAGAAACAGGCAAATTAGTTCTAAATGAAAACAACCGAAATGAAATCACTCATTTTCAAGATAAATCCATTACTGAATTTCTCGAAATCAAGAAAAAATTGGTAGCTCTTTGTGCCGAATTAGAAAAGGAAACAATTCTTTTAGGAAATGAAGCGGCTGCTTTAATTGAGCAAAACGGCATTGACGTAAAGTCCTTTTCAAGAGGCACTTTTCCAAATCACATTGCAAGCATTCAAGCGGGGAAATTCAATCCCAAAAACAAAATGTTTCGCGAAATAGAGGATATTGCCATCAATAAAACAGCAACTGACCGCGCGATTATCGAAGCCACTATCCCTGATTTGTTAGCCGTTTTGTCAAAAGTGTACGCCTTATTTGAAAAGATTTATTTTTATAAAGCGTTCTTAAAAAATATTACGCCTTTGTCGTTGTTGAATACAGTTAGTAATGAATTGGCTAAAATCCAACAAGAACAAAATATCTTATCCATTACCGAATTCAATGCATTGATTCACCGCGAAATTCAAAATCAACCCGCTCCTTTTATTTATGAGCGTTTGGGAGAACGCTACCGTCATTTTTTTATTGACGAGTTTCAGGATACTTCCGAGATGCAATGGCAAAATTTGATTCCACTTATTGATAATGCACTCTCGGGTCAAGACGAATTCGGAGTAAAAGGGACTTTGATGATTGTGGGCGACCCCAAACAATCTATTTACCGTTGGCGCGGTGGAAAAGCCGAACAATTTATTGAGTTGAGTAAAGATCAAAATCCGTTCAATAATCCAGATAAGAAATTGACCCAACTGGAGTACAATTACCGTTCGTATTCCCAAATTATTGAATTCAACAACAGTTTTTTTAAATTATTAGCTAACGAATTTCAACACCCGGATTATAAAGACTTGTATGAAAATCACAGTCACCAAAAAGTAAATTCTAAAACGGGAGGCTATGTCAATATTTCATTTCTTCCTGAAACGGCCAAATCGGAGGAAGAAGCTTTGGACAAAACGGAAATGTATGTACAAGCTACTTTAGACACCATCAAAACGGTGCTCGAAAAAGGCTTTGAATACAAAGATATTGTCATCTTGACTCGCAAACGCGGACAAGGAATTGCGGTAGCCAATTATTTGACGGGGCAAGGTGTTCCACTTTTGTCGTCTGAAACCTTGATGATTCAAAATGCGACCGAAGTCCGTTTTATTATTCATTTGTTGAAATACCTAAAAAATAGCTCCGATATTGATGCCAAAGCGCATTTTTTACATTATTTGGCTTTACACGCTCAAGACCAACTGCCAGTGCATGATTTTATTGCCAAAGGCAAAGAATTGATTCAAGAAACCGAATTTGAAAATTGGTTGTTGCAATTTAATTTGGATTTATCATTTCAAAATCTCCGAAAAAAATCCTTGTATGAAGTGGTAGAGATTATTGTGAGTAAGTTTCTCGACCCAGCACTTCGTTCCTCTAGTTATGTGCAATATTTTCTAGACATAGTATTAGAAAGAGACATTCGCAATCAGGCGGGAGTGACTGATTTTTTGGATTTTTGGGACAAAAGTGCCGAGAAATTCAGCATTCCATCTCCTGAAGGAACTAATGCAGTCCGAATTATGACCATTCACAAGTCCAAAGGATTGGAATTTCCAGTAGTCATTATGCCTTTTGCAGAAGAAGATTATAGCCGAAAACCCAAAGATAAATTATGGTTGAATGCCGAGGAAGCATCGGTTGGTTTGCCAAAAGTATTAATAGACAATAGTAGCGCAGTAGAAGGATTTGGCGACAATGCTCGGGAATTGTACACGATTAAAAAACAAGAAGAATTGTTGGATAATATTAACGTGCTATATGTTGCCTTAACACGAGCCGAAGAACAATTGTATGTTATTTCCAGTAAAAATCTGTCGAGTAAAGGCGAAGTCCCAAAGAATAACATGTGTGCTTTTTTTATCAATTATTTAATAGCTCAAGGAATATATAAAGAAGATCTTTTAGAATATGAGCTGGGGAATTCAGCAAAATTATCTTCGGAAGAAAAACATGAAGATACGTCTAAAACCATCCCTTTTGTGTTTGAAGGTTTAAATCCAAAAAACATCAAAATTGCGCAACGAGAAGCAGTAATGTGGGGAACGCACCAACAAGAAGCTATTGAGTATGGGAATATGATTCACGAAATTTTATCATTCGTGAAAACTAAAAACGATGTAGATATAGCTATTACTAAAGCAATTGAAAACGGACTCATAGTTCCAGCCCAACAAGGAGTCGTACGTCATACAATACGTGAAATTATAGAACATGACTCGTTAAAGAATCATTATGCTGAAGGGAATCAGGTTTTAAACGAGCAAACCATTATTCAAAAAGAAGGGCGAATTATTAAACCCGACCGAATGGTGGTCACTCCAGATAATAGTGTTTATCTTTTAGATTATAAAACAGGTGCTCCAAATTCAAAACATGAACAACAATTAGAGGGTTATCAAAAAGCGATAGAAGAAATGGGGTATTCTGTTATTGATAAAAAGTTAGTTTATATTGGACCGAATCTTGTAATTTTTTAG
- a CDS encoding OmpA family protein, with protein MKHLNKILVAIIVMMGLNSFAQDNNNPWAFSFGVNAIDTKTSAGGGHNWLDRHFSQPFAVKDNWNIVPSITYLGVSKYVGDNFSFGVSGSVNKIGKLVSFNPSAVGHDSRGYVVSNPGDLMYYGIDATVKYSLMTVIKSKVIDPSLSLGGGYSFLGDNSYGTINTGAGLTLWFTENIGLELTTKYKKSYGERGTATAVDSPSFFQHSAGLVFKFGGTDTDKDGIYDKEDACPQVAGLKQFNGCPDTDGDGIIDGSDACPEVAGLAALNGCPDADGDGITDANDACPQVAGLASLKGCPDADKDGVADKDDKCPTVAGPKENAGCPWADTDKDGVADKDDECPEVAGPASNKGCPEVTAAVLESVKVEAKSIYFNSGKATFKSEDVPVKIESISSLLKQYPNAKFSIEGHTDSDGSDAFNQKLSQERADVVRNALIERGLKPANLTAVGYGESKPVATNKTAAGKAKNRRTEVVLQK; from the coding sequence ATGAAACATCTTAACAAAATTTTAGTTGCTATAATAGTGATGATGGGTTTAAACTCATTTGCACAAGATAACAACAACCCATGGGCATTCTCTTTTGGAGTTAATGCTATCGACACAAAAACTAGCGCAGGAGGAGGTCATAACTGGCTTGATCGTCATTTTTCTCAGCCATTTGCAGTTAAAGACAATTGGAATATAGTACCTTCTATAACTTATTTAGGAGTGTCTAAATATGTAGGAGATAATTTCTCATTTGGAGTTTCTGGTTCTGTAAATAAAATAGGAAAATTAGTTAGTTTTAATCCATCTGCAGTTGGCCACGATTCTCGCGGGTATGTAGTTTCTAATCCAGGAGACTTAATGTACTATGGAATTGATGCTACTGTTAAATATAGTTTAATGACTGTAATTAAATCTAAAGTGATTGATCCTTCTCTTTCTCTTGGAGGGGGGTATTCTTTCTTAGGAGATAATAGCTATGGAACTATCAACACAGGGGCAGGTTTAACATTGTGGTTTACAGAAAATATAGGTTTAGAATTAACCACTAAATATAAGAAATCGTATGGAGAAAGAGGAACAGCCACAGCTGTAGATTCGCCTTCATTTTTTCAACATTCTGCAGGTCTTGTGTTTAAATTTGGAGGAACAGATACTGACAAAGATGGAATTTATGACAAAGAAGATGCTTGTCCACAAGTAGCTGGTTTAAAACAATTTAATGGTTGCCCTGATACAGATGGAGACGGAATTATTGACGGGAGCGATGCTTGTCCAGAAGTGGCAGGTTTAGCGGCTTTAAATGGTTGTCCAGATGCTGATGGAGATGGAATTACAGACGCTAATGATGCTTGTCCTCAAGTAGCAGGTTTAGCTTCTTTGAAAGGTTGTCCAGACGCTGATAAAGATGGTGTTGCTGATAAAGATGACAAATGTCCAACAGTTGCAGGGCCTAAAGAAAATGCAGGTTGTCCTTGGGCAGATACTGACAAAGACGGAGTTGCTGATAAAGATGACGAATGTCCTGAAGTAGCGGGTCCTGCTAGTAACAAAGGATGTCCTGAGGTAACCGCAGCAGTTTTAGAAAGTGTTAAAGTTGAGGCTAAATCAATTTATTTTAACTCTGGTAAAGCTACTTTTAAATCAGAAGATGTTCCAGTAAAAATAGAATCAATCTCTTCTTTGTTGAAACAATATCCAAATGCTAAATTCAGCATCGAAGGACATACAGATAGCGATGGTTCAGATGCATTCAACCAAAAATTATCTCAAGAAAGAGCAGATGTAGTTAGAAATGCTTTAATCGAAAGAGGATTAAAACCAGCTAATTTAACTGCAGTTGGTTATGGAGAGAGCAAGCCAGTTGCTACTAATAAAACAGCTGCTGGAAAAGCTAAAAACAGAAGAACTGAAGTAGTATTACAAAAATAA
- a CDS encoding PD-(D/E)XK nuclease family protein, whose translation MTNTSFLDKIAAGLINNYSDKLSDTVVVLPNKRAKVFLVEAIKNQVSQTVLSPEIISIEDFVQNIAGIRSIDAIEQLFEFYEVYLSITPSTQQQSFELFANWAKTLLQDFNEIDRYLLEPSHVLSYIKDIEDIKKWGIEVEEKTQLLENYIDFWKLLPQYYQSLYDHLLAKGIGYQGLIYREAVKNLIHFLNTVQNKHFVFAGFNALNAAEEKIVQELLAVGQAKIYWDADQTFLNDPYHDAGLFLRRFKENWKHYKSHPFEWIVDDFSATKNIQVIGTPKSVGQAKIAGSILEQTILEHPGKALDKVAVVLGEESLLVPLLYSLPASGGALNITMGYSAKNNPAQILVAKLFKMHTNSLSRNNKGYVLYYKEVLDILTHPLVEPHAQTRELVKLINENNYTFITHQKLLDLNPNPSELFLLLFKKWETGAVPVLETIISLLQTLKNNLSNENEEEKITKVFVFAIFKVINKLITYYSKHQHIDKIETLYAIYKQVIDVAEVSFEGEPLNGLQIMGVLESRVLDFDTVIVTSMNEGKFPAGKSSNSFIPYDVKRELGLPTFKEKDAIYTYHFYHLLQRATNIYLLYNTESEGLDAGEKSRFITQLEVEKQPNHTLTQEIYNAVLPETAYLPMEVPKSEAVMSRLKEIAEQGFSPSALTKYIRNPIDFYFQRILRIREVEEVEESIALNTLGTIIHETLKTLYEPFIGRLISEFDIQQCFKQIDAEVLKQFKLVYKEGEIKKGRNLLAFEVAKRNVLNFLKVELETIKAGDEIQIIALEQTFERLLEHPKLPFPVLIKGNVDRIENRNGTIRIIDYKTGKVEKATVTLRTWEDLTLDIKNEKIIQVLAYVFMFEKEAKGLPIEAGIISFKNLKAGFLPFNFKSGKEEITQINEDILNSYLEQIVVLLTEIFDETIPFIEKTN comes from the coding sequence ATGACAAATACTTCTTTTTTAGATAAGATTGCTGCGGGGCTAATAAATAACTATTCTGATAAATTATCGGATACCGTTGTTGTTTTGCCCAATAAAAGAGCTAAAGTTTTTTTGGTTGAAGCAATTAAAAATCAAGTGAGTCAAACGGTGCTTTCGCCTGAAATAATTAGTATTGAAGATTTTGTTCAAAACATTGCAGGAATCCGCTCTATAGACGCAATCGAACAACTATTTGAATTTTACGAAGTGTATTTGTCTATTACGCCAAGTACTCAGCAACAGTCTTTTGAATTATTTGCCAATTGGGCCAAGACACTTTTGCAGGATTTTAATGAGATTGATCGTTATTTGTTAGAACCCTCTCATGTATTGTCTTATATAAAGGATATTGAAGACATTAAAAAGTGGGGAATTGAGGTGGAGGAGAAAACACAATTACTCGAAAACTATATTGATTTTTGGAAGTTATTGCCCCAATATTATCAATCGCTATACGATCACTTGCTGGCAAAAGGCATCGGATATCAAGGATTGATTTATAGAGAGGCGGTCAAAAATTTAATTCATTTTTTAAATACCGTTCAAAACAAACACTTTGTTTTTGCGGGTTTCAATGCTTTAAATGCTGCCGAAGAAAAAATAGTTCAAGAACTCTTAGCTGTAGGTCAGGCCAAAATTTATTGGGATGCTGACCAAACATTTCTCAATGATCCCTATCACGATGCGGGACTGTTTTTACGCCGATTCAAAGAAAATTGGAAGCATTATAAATCACATCCATTTGAATGGATTGTAGATGATTTTTCTGCCACCAAAAACATTCAAGTTATTGGAACTCCAAAGTCAGTAGGTCAAGCCAAAATTGCAGGAAGTATTTTGGAACAAACCATTTTGGAACACCCCGGAAAAGCCTTAGATAAAGTAGCTGTAGTTTTAGGAGAGGAAAGTTTGTTGGTCCCTTTGCTATATTCGTTACCAGCTTCTGGGGGCGCTTTGAATATTACCATGGGGTATTCGGCAAAGAATAATCCTGCCCAAATTTTGGTAGCCAAATTATTCAAGATGCACACTAATTCGTTGTCGAGAAACAACAAGGGATATGTGTTGTATTACAAGGAGGTTTTGGATATTTTGACACATCCGTTGGTGGAACCGCATGCACAAACACGTGAATTAGTTAAACTCATCAATGAGAACAATTATACGTTCATTACGCACCAAAAATTATTGGATTTAAACCCAAATCCGAGCGAATTATTTTTGTTACTATTCAAAAAATGGGAAACAGGGGCGGTGCCAGTTTTGGAAACCATTATTAGTTTGTTACAGACTTTGAAAAATAATTTGAGTAATGAGAATGAAGAAGAAAAAATAACAAAAGTCTTTGTTTTTGCGATTTTCAAAGTGATTAATAAATTGATTACGTATTATTCCAAACACCAACACATTGACAAAATTGAAACCTTGTATGCTATTTATAAACAGGTGATTGATGTTGCCGAAGTTTCGTTTGAAGGGGAGCCTTTGAACGGATTGCAAATTATGGGTGTTTTAGAAAGTAGGGTTTTGGATTTTGACACGGTGATTGTCACTTCTATGAACGAAGGGAAATTTCCTGCGGGAAAATCCTCGAATTCGTTTATTCCGTATGATGTGAAACGCGAATTAGGTTTGCCTACTTTCAAAGAAAAAGATGCGATTTACACCTATCATTTCTACCATTTATTACAACGAGCAACCAACATTTATTTATTGTACAATACCGAAAGTGAAGGTTTGGATGCAGGCGAAAAAAGTCGTTTTATTACCCAATTAGAGGTTGAAAAACAACCCAATCATACTCTGACTCAAGAAATTTATAATGCGGTTTTGCCCGAAACAGCTTATCTGCCGATGGAAGTGCCAAAATCAGAAGCGGTTATGTCGCGCTTAAAAGAAATTGCAGAACAAGGATTTTCTCCTTCGGCATTGACCAAATACATTCGAAATCCAATTGATTTTTATTTCCAAAGAATCCTCCGTATACGAGAAGTGGAGGAAGTAGAAGAAAGTATTGCCTTGAATACCTTAGGAACAATTATTCACGAAACTTTAAAAACGCTTTACGAACCATTTATTGGTCGGTTGATTTCTGAATTTGATATACAACAATGCTTCAAGCAAATTGATGCCGAAGTTTTGAAACAATTCAAATTGGTGTACAAAGAAGGCGAGATAAAAAAAGGGCGCAATTTGTTGGCTTTTGAAGTGGCTAAACGGAATGTGTTGAACTTCCTGAAAGTCGAATTGGAAACTATTAAAGCAGGAGATGAAATCCAAATTATTGCTTTGGAGCAAACTTTTGAGCGTTTGTTGGAGCATCCTAAATTGCCTTTTCCAGTTTTGATCAAAGGGAATGTGGACCGAATCGAAAATCGTAACGGAACTATCCGAATTATTGATTATAAAACAGGAAAAGTCGAAAAAGCAACAGTCACTCTAAGGACTTGGGAAGATTTAACATTGGACATTAAAAACGAGAAAATCATTCAGGTTTTAGCGTATGTTTTTATGTTTGAAAAAGAAGCAAAAGGATTGCCAATAGAAGCTGGAATCATATCTTTTAAAAATTTAAAAGCAGGATTTTTACCTTTCAATTTTAAATCAGGGAAAGAAGAAATTACTCAAATCAATGAAGATATTCTGAACAGTTATTTAGAACAAATAGTGGTGCTTCTTACTGAAATTTTTGACGAAACGATTCCGTTTATTGAAAAAACAAATTAA
- a CDS encoding alpha/beta fold hydrolase: MTKTLHFKNTTISYTDQGKGTAVVLLHGFLENKRMWDAFIPEWSKKFRIITIDLLGHGETECMGYVHSMENNADVVHEVLSDLRLRKAILVGHSMGGYVALAFAELYPDVVKGLVLLNSTSRADSDERKTNRDRAIKAVKQSFQNFISLSISNLFSEENRERLSDAIENVKKEALKTPLQGIVASLEGMKIRMDREVLLHLTPYPKLLVLGKKDPVLNYEETKEQIEDTQVQLLSFPDGHMSHIENQEAVQSALLQFFKSIKS, encoded by the coding sequence ATGACTAAAACACTTCATTTCAAAAACACCACCATTAGCTACACCGACCAAGGTAAAGGAACGGCAGTAGTTTTATTGCATGGTTTTTTGGAAAATAAAAGAATGTGGGACGCTTTTATCCCAGAGTGGAGCAAAAAATTCCGAATCATCACCATTGATTTGTTGGGTCATGGCGAAACGGAATGTATGGGCTACGTGCATTCTATGGAAAATAATGCCGATGTAGTTCACGAAGTACTTTCTGATTTACGTCTTCGAAAAGCAATTCTCGTAGGGCATTCTATGGGAGGGTATGTGGCTTTGGCTTTCGCCGAATTATACCCAGATGTAGTCAAAGGATTAGTGCTATTAAACTCAACTTCCAGAGCTGATAGTGACGAACGAAAAACCAATCGCGATCGCGCTATAAAAGCTGTAAAACAATCGTTTCAAAATTTCATTTCGTTGTCTATTTCAAATTTATTTAGCGAAGAAAACAGAGAACGTCTTTCTGATGCTATAGAAAATGTAAAAAAAGAAGCTTTAAAAACACCTCTTCAGGGCATTGTAGCCTCTTTAGAAGGAATGAAAATTCGCATGGACCGAGAAGTATTATTGCACTTAACCCCCTATCCCAAATTACTAGTTTTAGGCAAAAAAGATCCTGTTTTAAATTACGAAGAAACAAAAGAACAAATTGAAGATACCCAAGTTCAATTACTTAGTTTCCCGGACGGACACATGTCCCACATTGAAAACCAAGAAGCTGTACAATCAGCATTATTGCAATTTTTTAAATCAATAAAATCTTAA
- a CDS encoding aminopeptidase P family protein gives MKYHPIDRNLFIKNRAKFTAQMKPKSVAVFNSNDIYPISADSTMPFAQHRDIFYLSGIDQEESILLLFPDAPYEHQREMLFLRETNEHIAVWEGEKLTKERAFEVSGIKTVYWLTEFEKVLFELMTHSETIYINTNEHYRATVETETREARFVKWWKEKYPAHNVAKSNPILQRLRSVKENVELELIQKACDITEKGFRRVLNFVQPEVTEYEIEAEFAHEFLRNRSKGFAYTPIIASGNNANVLHYIENNQVCKAGDLILLDVAAEYANYSSDMTRTIPVSGRFTERQKAVYNAVLRVKNEATQMLTPGTLWKQYHIEVGKVMTSELLGLGLIDKADVQNENPDWPAYKKYFMHGTSHHMGLDTHDYGILTEPMQANMVFTVEPGIYIPAEGFGIRLEDNVVIQEKGSPFNLMRNIPIEVEEIENLMNA, from the coding sequence ATGAAATACCATCCAATAGACCGCAATTTATTTATAAAAAACCGCGCTAAATTCACGGCTCAAATGAAGCCAAAAAGTGTAGCGGTTTTCAATTCGAACGATATTTACCCTATTAGCGCCGATAGTACCATGCCCTTTGCACAGCACCGCGACATATTCTATTTGAGTGGTATTGATCAAGAAGAAAGTATCTTATTACTTTTCCCAGATGCCCCTTACGAGCATCAAAGAGAAATGCTTTTTTTGAGAGAAACCAACGAACATATTGCCGTTTGGGAAGGCGAAAAGCTAACCAAAGAACGTGCTTTTGAGGTATCTGGAATTAAAACCGTGTATTGGTTAACCGAATTTGAAAAGGTGTTGTTTGAATTGATGACACATTCTGAAACCATCTACATTAATACTAATGAACACTATCGTGCCACAGTAGAAACCGAAACTCGCGAAGCCCGTTTTGTAAAATGGTGGAAAGAGAAATATCCTGCACACAACGTAGCCAAAAGCAATCCTATATTACAACGCCTTCGTTCTGTAAAAGAAAATGTAGAATTGGAGTTAATCCAAAAAGCCTGCGATATTACCGAAAAAGGATTTAGAAGAGTATTAAATTTTGTACAACCTGAGGTAACCGAATATGAAATTGAGGCCGAATTTGCTCACGAATTCCTTCGCAATCGTTCCAAAGGTTTTGCTTATACTCCCATCATTGCTTCAGGAAATAATGCCAATGTGTTGCATTATATTGAGAACAATCAAGTGTGTAAAGCTGGCGATTTAATTTTGCTAGACGTGGCAGCAGAATACGCTAATTATTCGAGTGATATGACCAGAACGATTCCGGTTTCGGGTCGTTTTACTGAAAGACAAAAAGCCGTTTACAATGCGGTTTTGCGTGTAAAAAACGAAGCTACTCAAATGCTAACGCCAGGTACTTTATGGAAACAATACCATATTGAAGTGGGCAAGGTAATGACATCTGAACTATTAGGTTTAGGTTTAATTGACAAAGCCGATGTACAAAACGAAAACCCAGATTGGCCAGCCTATAAAAAATATTTTATGCACGGTACCTCTCACCACATGGGATTAGACACTCATGATTACGGCATTTTGACCGAACCTATGCAAGCCAATATGGTCTTTACTGTTGAGCCAGGGATTTACATTCCAGCAGAAGGTTTTGGTATTCGTTTAGAAGATAATGTGGTGATCCAAGAAAAGGGTTCGCCTTTCAACTTGATGCGCAACATTCCTATCGAAGTGGAGGAAATTGAGAATTTGATGAATGCGTAA